In Salvelinus sp. IW2-2015 linkage group LG3, ASM291031v2, whole genome shotgun sequence, the DNA window ttaggttacgaaatccgactttttggatataatgttaattataaactgggtggttcgagccctgaatgctggttGGCTGAAAGCcgtacgggtatgacaaaacttttattttcactgctctaattacgttggtagccagttaataatagcaataaggcacctcgggggtttatgGTATATGGTGAATATACCTTGActaaaggctgtatccaggcactccacgcgaacagcccttagccatggtatattggcataTTCCACACCCCCTCGGACATTTTTGCATAATtatatgttagagaaagaccccactgaacgactaataacatgaataatcatatttgGCTTGGTAACATATATTTCATAAGGAAGTTCAATTTCATCACCAAAATGCGTTTTCGTGGGTGGATGCTCTCTATTGTCTTCTTCTTCCTTTAGTACCAGCGGGTGGCGAGTCCATAAACACCTCACAGCAACCCCATAAGGTTGGGGTTTTACTACAAGGTACAAACCAGTTAACAGTCGACGCCTAAGTGCATTGTGTATGAGTGCATACTGTGTTTTACGTGCACTTCACTGTTTTTCCAGTACCAATTCAATATCATTCTTAATTTCTCCTGATAACTGCATTCTCTGGTTTAGTTATAGCTGGCCTGTGCCTTCCAGTAAAACCCATTCACATTTTGATAAACTATGAGTGAGAAAACGGTTGTAATTAGTAATGTGATGATCATTTATTGCATGAACTGAATTGGAAAACGCATTGAAACACAGATGATTATTGATAACTGCAACAGCTTGGAGCGAATGTGGCAGCCCCCAAACACGTTTCAGTCGACTGAGAGTTGGGAATTCAGCTAGTATGCCTTCGTCAACGAGGAAAGAATGGTGGTCACAAACAAAAaccctctttaaaaaaaaaaatctttgacttttacttctgcattgtcttcttcttctgtttgCGTCAGCCGGTGGCGAGCCCATAAACATAACACAGTGCCCCATGTGGATGGGTTTTTTCTGCAAGGTACAGGAACCAGTCATAACTACAACATAAAGGAAGAATAGCATTGAATAGTATTGACTGGAAAAACACTGCAGTGCACTTAAAACACTGTATGCGCTCATACACAATGCACTTATCAGGAGTCGACTGTTAATCATTACTTCCCAAAATAAACAATATCATGAATGAGCAGCATTTGCTCAAACTATATGAGAAATACCATAGGACAAATGCAAGGACATCTTTTCTGGAAAGCACTTAAAAAAAATTTTAATCAATAACATCAATCACACTATTCTCTCTTGAAACATTCCAAAAACAAACCACCAGGAATTGCAGTTTCTTATGGCTTGAAGACATCAACAGACTTTTAACAGCAGACCTGATTCCCATAATAGTGTGTATTATTGTTTGATCATTACCtcatcattcaaatcaaatcaaactttattcacatagaacattttacaaaagtaAATCCATCACACACAGCTATTCATCTGAAACTCACAGTATGAATGACTCAAGGTTGCTTTGCTTTCCTAAAAGTGTTGTCCACATCCTGCCTTTTTACTCCCATCTTCTGACAGAAGATCTCTTAGCCCTAATTTCTTTCCGTTTTTGTCCAGTTTTCTTACTTTGGGGGAGCTGGGATCCAATAGTGGGCTAGGATGCAATGGTGGGCTTCTGTCAAGTCCTACTGGGTCGCTGCTTAAGGATGAGCGGTGGCTGGAGGTATTGTTTTGATTATCTGGAGGTTCACAGGGAATGTTGAGACCCTTTAGGTTGGTCACAGTGCCAAAAGGTTTGAGATCCACTGGTTTAGagtcactctctctgttctccacagtCTGAGTTTGGGGAAGAGTCAAGGACTGAAGTGggtcctcttgatcacattcacttttcacacaggaaGGAGTGATATCAAGCTCCAGGActtgaagctgctcttcctcctgactggtcccgagttcctctttaatctgtgtgggCTTTGGTTATTCCTGCCCCAGACTGGAGCTACACTCATGCttacagtgctgctgctcagaGGGAATCTCCTATTCAGAAACAGTGAGAGAGGACTGGAGGGGgtctggagggaaggagaggaggagcagaggttaTCTATATACCACAGAATGAAACAGAACACTTGAATTATACACATGAATTATAGATCTCTATAATCTATACAGCCTTTAGACATGCTTGAGTGCAGATATCTAGGTATCTAGGTATTTCCTCTCGATCACACAAGCACTATAGGGCTTGGGCTCTCATGCCTACTATGGAACACACTGCGGTCAATGTGTCCAAAAGTCCAGACAGTGTAACCTTTAATAATCCACAAACCTTAGAAACTCTACATTCATATCACCCCAAAATaatttgatcaaatacaaatgATACACTTACTGTGCGCCCACAGAGGTTTTTTGCATTGCACATTTACACATGAGTGTGCTTGATTTAATATTATCCTAAATTTAAATGGTGAATTATTTTGACATTGAATTATTTTATATTTCGCAACTTTCCCCATGGTGTTACTACATTACACAGAGTAACGTTTTCACCACACAAGAATTACAGGAAATATACATTGGttttacctcagattggtgaAGTTAGTATAAAAGTTTATAGTCATCACGATGACACACAATTGATTGCCTAATTCAGATCAATATCTTTGTTTTTTTACCAGTGTTTGTCATAAGCGCCTGTCGGTAATGGGACTTAGAATGCTGCTGCCATAACAgcgaggggcaattgaatgcaagattcacaaaacatgaaaaaaaattctagcctgtctatctatgggtaactgggttgacgtgttatgctcgacccgctccTTTTCCCACCAAAAAACACCCGAAAATGGCCACAGAGAGTAGAACCAGCttacctgcttttacactaggaTTTGACTATTAAATGTTCCATAtttcttttgaaataaatatttaaaaataaaaatttcaCCATATCAAAACGCGAGTTCAGTTCACGTTGGCGCCTCTCTTATAAATATATCTGGCCTCAATACAATACACGGACGAGGGTCAAACTATCACTCAAATGAGAGCCAACACTAGTGGCTATTTAGAAATGTATATGCAGTGATGATTCTGCGAAATTAACTAGTATAAATATTGTTTTTCCTAAGATTTGTATTGGCTCTTCTGTAAACTTTGAGGGGAATCGATTAAGATGGCCCGGCTGCTCAGGGTTTGCATTGTTTAAAAGGGCAAGTTCGTTTGCATGGACCGGTACCCTGGGTGGGTGGAGATTTTGCTTAGtagacgggttagctgacaacgtcacgaaaatgatgcgcttcaatggggcagaaggccgtgattctggatggccagatagctagcaacaattacAAAAAGCCTCCATGTGGAGAATCGTAGGTGTCTTTTTTcagctagtttaaaaaaaatgttgttcttAATAGGTCTGCTATGTCTTGTTTTAAGGCATTTTGACTGTCATGtatatgctaatatggcaaaaattcgctagctagctaaccaacaaccgtgactatgtatttgagagacaacaagtgatcgttgtgcaaatgtatttgttttcaataaacattgcaGACAAAATATAGTTAAGgctacatgttgtcaacaatctctaagccaacccagtctgttttgccccatagttgcgcatgcctcagttttgttgctaaacaacccgtttatggaatggtctaaaataaACAAACTCCGCCAACCTGGGGTACCGGCCATGTAAAATAAACTCACCCAAAGTGATTGCGTTTGTTTCGTAACCGGCTGCCTCCTATGCCTGAGCCGGGAGCCCCGCTCTGGCCGGTGAtttcggctcaaaacaaaagtgacgtagtAGAGGTATTTTTTAATTGTACCGCAATTAAGAAACGATTCACATTTatatggagtatttggctgttttggcttcaaGCGACAACTcgcctttaaacagaacatgtatgGTCCTTGGACTAAGGAGTACAGTTTAGTCCAATATTACGCTACATACGCACCGATTCTACAGTTTATCTGGCGTGATCCGCAGCATTCTTCGTAACCGATCTTTCTCTTCCTGGTACTCGGCTACCGTTTTCTCTGCCCACTTTAAACGCTGATCTACAAATAACAAATAcccctgactgcagtgtgcagtTCTGGGCCGGGACAAATGTGGGCGGTGTCAAACGTTTGACTTCGCCCACGTTTGACCCCACCCACCTGTGCTTTTTTGTCCATCTGAGGTTTGACAGTCACACactgaatacaaacacacacgtttGTGCAAGGCACACGTTGATTACAAACGTATTTCATTTTTGAAGATCATAAGaaatattatataaagtggtACCAGCACATGTGTTTTACTTTTTGCTTCATGCTAAATTTGAGACAAGCTACTGATATTGTTGCAGTGAACAACATACTTGTTATGTATGTCATGTACTGTTACAATTGTGTTGATGTTATAACTTTGCAATTATATTACTTCATTGAGCATATATATACAGTTACTACCTATCCTGAGTTATAATGCTATTTACTTTCCTCATGAGAATGGAGACAGACTATACCATATAGACATACTGACAAGCTGAATGTGCGTTGTACATTAGGTTATACCAGCTCCAGTAAAGAGATCAGAGACTCGGGTGACTTACTAAACATCAAAACACAATTAACACAGCAGACAAAAAACAGGTTTGACCACTTCTCAAAAATGGCTTCACTCCTGCTTCTCAAAAGAGGCAAAGGCAGTCTATTTCTTGTTGTCAACTGCCTCCACATAAACAGTGTTCTGTTGATTATTGTTGCCGTAGCAATAGCAACAATGAAAGTGTGTCGCATTTCAACAACTGAAGCCACACTTTATGTGGGAACATAAAGATCACTTTTTGTGATCTCTGAAAGAGAGGAATTACAGTAAAGTaacaagttatacaatttaattAAATACACTGATGTAACTGAAAAAACAGGGCAAATCAAAAAACGTGAACGTCAAATATAttcaataaacaaataaataaatagttattGAATAATTTAATTATTGTATATACTATGTGTAGGCTGTGTAGACTCGCTATGTGTAACTTAGGGAATGGCCGTCGGCATCAACGATACACATTTAGAGCCAGCCATACACAACAAGGCATACATTgaagaaacacagaaaatcaACGATCAAATCGATTACATAACTGTACATGTAAACCTAGCCTTGATGCTCAAATAGGCAAATTTGTCCAAATAAGATTCACTTACTGTAAGCAATTAGCTAGCTCACGTGCAAATGTGTGCTAATTAACGCTATGCTAACATCAGTGCAGTAGTTGGTTATATAAAAATATACCACTGCACTGGTATAACATGAATATTACAAAGTACATTATGccttattattttcttttttaaatttagtttattgcaaaaataatattacacatcaatacagggacaatgaaaaaaatgaaataatagaacaaagaataagttctcatttacaactgcgacctggccaagataaagtaaagcagtgtgacacaaacaacaacacagagttacacatggaataaacaaacatacagtcaataacacaatagaagaataGTTCAATGGgaaaaaaactacaaaataaggaATTTTTACACCCCATTTACATTTGCCAATATAATATTTGGCCATGAgaataataatgttaataaaataGTTATAATCGGAATAACAAGGATAAGCATAATGCAATTTAACATCAAAagtaaacatacagttgaagtcggaagtttacacacactgttggagtcattaaaaataatttttcaaccactccacaaatttcttgttaacaaactatagttttggcaagtcggttaggacatctacttcgtgcatgacacaagtaatttttccaacaattgtttacagacaaattatttcacttataattcactgtatcacaattccagtgggtcagaagtttacatacactaagttgactgtgcctttaaacagcttggaaaatttctgaaaattatgtaatggctttagaagcttctgctaggctaattgacatcatttgagtcaattggaggtgtacctgtggatgtatttcaaggccgaccttcaaactcagtgcctctttgcttgacatcatgggaaaatcaaaagacatcagccaagacctcagaattttttttgcagacctccacaagtctggttcatccttgggagcaatttccaaatgcctgaaggtaccacgttcacctgtacaaacaatagtacgacagtataaacaccatgggatcacgcagccgtcataccgctcaggaagcttaccagaaacgtttgacccaagttaaacaatttaaaggcaatgctaccaaatacttattgagtgtatgtaaacttctgacccactgggaatgtcatgaaagaaataaaagctgaaataaataattctctctactattaatctgaaatttcacattcttaaaagaaagtggtgatcataactgacctaagacagggaaattttactaggattaaatgtcaggaattgtgaaaaactgagtttaaatgtatttggctgtatgtaaacttccgacttcaactgtacatggaaatctattccacatcaagtaactgacgcaagcagtaaaattagatttaaaaaacagataagataaacagcttatggaacagcggggactgtgaagcaacgcaaacattggcacagacaaatgcatacacacacgataacatacacactatacacacatggatttagtactgtagatatgtggtagtggtggagtaggggccagAGGGCACACAgtttgttgtgaaatctgtgaatgtattgtaatgttgtaaaattgtataaactgccttaattctgcTGGAGCcaaggaagaatagctgctgctttagcagcagctaatggggatccataataaatacaaatacactgaCTTAATGAAACTCATGGAATTAATCCTATCATCGATGTTTAAAGATTCTAAatctgaatgccaagagtgtgcaaagcggtcatcaaggcaaagggtggctactttgaagaatctcaaatatattttgatttgtttaacacttttatggttactacatgattccatatgtgttatttcatagttttgatgtcttcactattattctacaatgtagaaaatagtaaaaataaagaaaaaccctggaatgagtaggtgtgtccaaacttttgactggtactgtacatgggtAATATGACCAGTGGACTTTACCGCTATAACTACAGTCTACATAAGAAATTAATTTGGAAAATAGGACATAATAAAATGTTGTATTGAGATGAATCGATAATTCTTCATAGGTCAAGTTATGTGAATAATAAATACCAAAGCAAGTATAGAACTGTTGAAACACACAATCCAGAAACAGTGTAGTAATTATTAAATACAAGCAATTAAACAAACAATAAAGGTACTTCACACACCCAAAATGTCCAAATGAAGCACTGAGCTGCAAATGGGAACAAGGAGGTGGAGACTTTCTTGTTTCGTCTTTCTTTTATCGTCTTCTTACTGTCTTGTTAAAAAAACGTCGTCTTGTTACTGCTGTGAAAGAAAATAATTTGTCCTCACAATCAATTAACACTGTTCCATTGAACAAGTTTACAGGTTAAGGAAaccaaaataatattttataattTGAGTGAACTATCAGTCATTCTAGCAGTGACTCAATGATTATGTCCACAGAGTAGGAAAGGCTCACCTATGAAAATTATCATTAAAACCAGGCATACCAATCCAGGCaaggtcagatgaaaccaagtcCAACAGCCTGATAAGATTCATCACAGGTTAAATATAATACAGTATTACATTCACACAGAGGATTAACTCTTAACATTTGAACAGAAATGTCCTCTTAAAACGTGCTGTGTTTAAGTCATCTCTAGGTGTCTTCTAACTAGGCTGTTTTTCTGACCATCTTTTGCTTTTACTTATTTTGCATCACTTTGTGACTGGTGCTGATGTATAGAGCTTTATACATTGGATTGATTGATCTCACCTGGGCCgataatgctcttgtggatgtACAGACCTTGCAGGGAGACGTGTGACACTCTACAGGAATAGATTGCGCACCCCGAGTCCTGAGGGGAGGGCCGCAGCCGGACGAAGGCTGCCAAAGAGTGAGTACCGTCATGATGTTGGAGGTGACTAGAGTGCAAGACGTTCCCCAGCTTCTCAGGCCGTTGACCACTGCTGGTCTCCTTGAAAAGGTCAATCTCCACGTCCAGGGGGTAAAAGCCATTAGCCTCACACACTACGCTGGGGATCTGCTCCTCCTTTGTGGTCAAGGAAACATCAGGAGGctctgagggaggagaggagtgaaacaCAAAAGACGGGCATCTAGTGTCTGCCATGcatctgtgtgattatttaaAGTTGCACTTTCTCAAGTCATTAAGACATTTTCAATGATTTCAATTCACTTCCTGATTTGACTGAATTGAAAACTAAATTGACCCCAACACAGTGAGCTGCCCCCCTCATACCCCCAGAGGTCTCACCTATGATGTGCAGCGCGATGTCCACGCTCCCGTTGAGTGGGGGTACGCGGACGGAACACAAGTACATCCCCTCACTGCTCACCTTGGTGATGGGCACAGTCAGGGAGGCATCCCCCCCAGCAATGCCCTTCACTGCCACCCCGCTGCCCTCTGTCTGACCTGAGCTGCTGGAGTAGCTGAACAGCTTGGTCCGGCGCTCTCCGTGCCGCTGTAGATGCCACTCGACTGTAAGGTGAGGGACCTTGTGGTCCACAGCAAACTGACAGTGCAGGGTCGTCTCTTTCTGCAGGCCGACCCGCACGGATGGAGAGCGGGTCATAAGCACCATCACAGCTACATAAAGACAGGCCACAGGGAGAGTGTGAGGAAGGTAAGGGCAATAGAGGAAAGGGGAGGTACACAGACTGATCTTAGGTTGGACCACTGCCATACATACCTGTATAAAATCATAAACACAAGAGTATATGTTAAAGTGTATGCTGTATTTGTATGTATGTCCACAATACAAAAGAAATCCATTGGTCTGCACCATACCTGAGgcgcttattttttctttaactcCGATGGTGAGCCAGCTGAAGAAGTCTGGCTGGTGGGCCGACATGGTCGTGGCCGGGGTGACTCTGAGGAAGGAGGTGATGTTGTAGAGGCCTGCGGTGTGCCGCAGCGTGCAGGTGAACCAGATGTCGTGCGCCGTTCCTCCCAGGCTTGGCCAGCGCACACGGCTAATCCCTTtgctgtacctgtggatgtcaCACTGCAGTCGATCCACCGGACCCTCCACAAACTTCCTCATATCCACCTTAGATGCTGGGGAAGACACATCTGGGTTAGAATTCCAACAAACACAAGTAGCAGAATAAGAATGACTTTGTATCTAAGTTGTTTCTCTTACTCAGGGTTGTTGTGGTAGAAAATGTACGGACAATCCCAGAGCCCTTCAGTCTttgaaaaagggttccaaaagggttctttggctgtccccataggacagTGGTGGCCAACAGGTCAACGATAAAGCACACGATAAAGGCTTGCGCTCCTTTCCCCCCCCGCTGTTGGCATTAGGTGCAATTGATTCAGACGACCTGCGCACCGGGTAAGCAACatgttcccatttttaaccatttaatTTGTCGCACCGGGTGTATGTGTCTAAATCGAGTGTGCCTACCACGCTGGCCAATTCTTTGACAGTGTTTCTGTTGTCATGGTttaagtttttattcagcactcaCTGTTTTTAaatcaacactattacaaaacaaacTATTCTCTGTACTTCCAATCAAGCTGCAATGTATGAGTggccaagtgtatcgatagccctgcgtttTTACTATCATTAGCAGCTCACGCGTttattttaatatcgaggaatatttcacattCTCGTGTCAAAGGAACAACAGAAATTTGTGTGTAACAGTTTTACTTTACGTCcatcccctcgcccatacccgggcgcgaaccagggaccctctgcacacatcaacaacagtcacccacgaagcatcgtttcccatcgctccacaaaaaccgCGCCcttcttcaaggtctcaaagcgagtgacgtcaccgtttgaaaggctattagcgcgcaccaccgctaactagctagccatttcacatcggttacatgtgcatgaggcagatgcggtgctACTCCAGTTTCGCCATTGgttggaagacggtgtccccccTCTCTGTTCAGTCTCACCGGAGGCCTCTCCTTAGACTAATGGCGTGTTCATaaaaactgggaactcagaaatgtcagatttcagtgtgttcaagacaactggtaaGTCGGGAAAAAACTTGATTTTACTGGGGGAAATCGCTTTGAAAGGTCATCTAACTCGGAATTCAAGTTGGAAACTTGGGCATCTTTCATGAGCTCCGAccttccgacctgaagatcactgacgtcatgatttgtccccccatcagtccagtaaaacaaAAAGCTAATTATTTACATTTATGCTACGCAagtgatctattttgttatcaaagcttgagttttgaaatataatatggtctgagaatatcaatattggcaggccaggcataGAGCTAATATGCTGTGATCACGGATATTAGTCATATTAGTCCTACTGCCCAAACATGCCTACAGAACAGTTTTTAGGATAATGTTCGatttaagtcatgtttaaaaaaaWTTTTTATCAGAGcagtgatcttgactcaaaaaAGGTTTGTGAACACTGCCATAGAactaggagaaccctttttggttccagatacaACTATTT includes these proteins:
- the LOC111954592 gene encoding tapasin-related protein isoform X3; this encodes MTSKVDMRKFVEGPVDRLQCDIHRYSKGISRVRWPSLGGTAHDIWFTCTLRHTAGLYNITSFLRVTPATTMSAHQPDFFSWLTIGVKEKISASAVMVLMTRSPSVRVGLQKETTLHCQFAVDHKVPHLTVEWHLQRHGERRTKLFSYSSSSGQTEGSGVAVKGIAGGDASLTVPITKVSSEGMYLCSVRVPPLNGSVDIALHIIEPPDVSLTTKEEQIPSVVCEANGFYPLDVEIDLFKETSSGQRPEKLGNVLHSSHLQHHDGTHSLAAFVRLRPSPQDSGCAIYSCRVSHVSLQGLYIHKSIIGPGCWTWFHLTLPGLVCLVLMIIFIAVTRRRFFNKTVRRR
- the LOC111954592 gene encoding tapasin-related protein isoform X2, with product MKIFTVLLCLIPYAGVLGFLQVQWLRCRLTDEYVWTNAEGHVETNNSYRDAVLQFDNSGNSAMLSDSITFLVAASKVDMRKFVEGPVDRLQCDIHRYSKGISRVRWPSLGGTAHDIWFTCTLRHTAGLYNITSFLRVTPATTMSAHQPDFFSWLTIGVKEKISASAVMVLMTRSPSVRVGLQKETTLHCQFAVDHKVPHLTVEWHLQRHGERRTKLFSYSSSSEPPDVSLTTKEEQIPSVVCEANGFYPLDVEIDLFKETSSGQRPEKLGNVLHSSHLQHHDGTHSLAAFVRLRPSPQDSGCAIYSCRVSHVSLQGLYIHKSIIGPGCWTWFHLTLPGLVCLVLMIIFIAVTRRRFFNKTVRRR
- the LOC111954592 gene encoding tapasin-related protein isoform X1 gives rise to the protein MKIFTVLLCLIPYAGVLGFLQVQWLRCRLTDEYVWTNAEGHVETNNSYRDAVLQFDNSGNSAMLSDSITFLVAASKVDMRKFVEGPVDRLQCDIHRYSKGISRVRWPSLGGTAHDIWFTCTLRHTAGLYNITSFLRVTPATTMSAHQPDFFSWLTIGVKEKISASAVMVLMTRSPSVRVGLQKETTLHCQFAVDHKVPHLTVEWHLQRHGERRTKLFSYSSSSGQTEGSGVAVKGIAGGDASLTVPITKVSSEGMYLCSVRVPPLNGSVDIALHIIEPPDVSLTTKEEQIPSVVCEANGFYPLDVEIDLFKETSSGQRPEKLGNVLHSSHLQHHDGTHSLAAFVRLRPSPQDSGCAIYSCRVSHVSLQGLYIHKSIIGPGCWTWFHLTLPGLVCLVLMIIFIAVTRRRFFNKTVRRR